The stretch of DNA GAAATTGCGTCAGCGATACGTATGGTTGCAAAAGGTGAGCTTTACTTTAGTGCGAAAATAGCACAAGCGATGGCAGTAAATTTCGCCACTCCTGGCAAGTCACTTTTTGATGGGTTATCACAACGTGAATGGCAAATTATGACCATGCTCGCGCGTGGCGAGAAGGTGCAGCATATTGCTGACAGTTTATATCTGAGCCCAAAAACGGTGAGTACGTATCGTTATCGTTTAATGGAAAAATTAAAGGTGAACACGGATGTTGAGTTGGCACATTTGGCTATTCGTCATGGCGTGGTTGAGGCTTGATATGCTAGTCCGCATTTCTCGCCAGGGGGCGAGATGATCGCGCAGAGATTTACCCCTCAAGGGGGTGCCGAGGTGATTTATAGTGAATTTTCTGAGGCAGCGGAATGCGGGCTAGGTCAATGCTGTGTGGTATAGATAATCTGTTGAGTTAGGGTTGTTGTAAGATATTGTAGATTTTCAGCAATATTATTTCTTGTTTCAGACTTGCAAAGGTATTTCGTCAGGTTTGATTGTATCAACAAATCCTTAAATATTTTTATGGCCAGTTCTCCACCCGTAATATTCCTGATGGGGCCAACCGCTGTGGGTAAAACTGCTGTTGCGGTAGAGCTTGTTAAGCGCCTGCCCTTAGAAATCATTAGTGTTGATTCTGCATTGGTTTATCGCGGCATGGATATTGGCACGGCCAAACCAGATCGTCAGACGTTGGACCAAGCGCCGCATCGTTTAATTGATATTTGTCAGCCAGAGGAGATCTACTCTGCCGCTCGTTTTCGTCAAGATGCCTTGGCGCATATTACGGATATTCATAAGCGACAGTGCATACCGTTACTCGTTGGCGGCGGCATGCTCTATTTTAAAGCGCTGGAAGAAGGGCTTTCATGGTTACCAGCCGCAGATGCAAAGGTTCGAGCTCGGTTAGAGCAAGAGGCGCAAGACATTGGTTGGTCACAAATGCATGTGCGCTTACAAAGTGTCGACCCCGTAGCGGCTAAGAGAATTCATCCGAACGATCCACAACGTATTCAACGTGCGCTCGAAGTTTATGAAATCACCGGCAGCCCGATGTCTGTGCTGCAAGATAAAAAAATAGCGCAGCCATTGAACTATCCTTTACATAAGTTTGTCCTTTCTATAGATGACCGCGCCTTATTGCATCAGCGTATAGAACAGCGTTTTGACATGATGTTAGCGCAAGGCTTTATCGATGAAGTACGCCGCATGCGAGAAAGGCAAGGGTTGCATACAGCACTGCCAGCAGTTCGAGCAGTAGGATACCGGCAAGTGTGGGAGCATCTCGATGGCAATTACGATGCAGCGGAAATGCGTCAGCGTGGCATCGTCGCGACGAGACGCTACGCAAAGCGCCAAATGACCTGGTTACGCAGCCAAAAAAACGTATCGGTGTTTGATGCGCTAAGTAGTACGTTAGTTGAGGATTTGACGCAGGAAATAGCACGGTTATTACAGTAGATGTACGCTTTAATTTGTGCGCAAGTTTCATTTCTCTGTGGTAGGATTAAAAATGGTAGTAGCTGAGGCTTGGCAGGATGTCGAAAGTGTCCTCTTTAAGCATAAGACGTTGGCTAGGCGGAGCGGTGTATCGTAATAAACGGCGCCTGGCATTTGATGTTCTTGTGAAAATAATAATCAATTATAAGGAGGGCAACCATGGCAAAAGGACAATCACTGCAAGACCCTTATCTCAACACATTGCGCAAGGAACGTGTGCCGGTGTCAATTTATCTTGTTAACGGTATTAAGCTACAGGGGCAAATTGAGTCCTTTGATCAGTTTGTTGTTTTGCTCAAAAGCACAGTGAGTCAAATGGTTTATAAGCATGCAATTTCCACTGTTGTGCCGGCACGTAATGTCAAACTGCCGATACAAGAGGACAGCGGCAATAGCGTTGACGAATAAGGCATATTGCGCTTGAGGCTAATTTGGGAACCTCTGATCAATTCATGGAACACGATCTTGCCGACTGAAATATCCCAGCTCTGCGTTATACCCCAAGGGCACTTCCTGCGGGGCGCGAATCTTGCTAATAGCACCACTATTGGCCGCAATTCGTGCCTTGATCTGGCCCCTTATATAACAGGGTTCAGCCGACAATCTCGTTGTCCCAGAATTAATCAGAGGTTCCCTTGTGTTTGACCGTCCACGCTCGAATGAGCGCGCTGTTTTAGTCAACATTCGATTTTCATCCTATGCGGATGATCAAGTTATCGAAGAATTTATTGAGCTGGTGCGTGCCGCTGGTGCAGTGCCCGTTGCGCGCGTTAGCGGCAAAAGAAGACGGCCTGATGCCAAACACTATGTCGGTAGTGGCAAGGCAGAAGAGATACGTCAGCTAGCAATCGATAATGATGCCCAACTGGTTATTTTTAACCACAGTTTAAGCCCTGGGCAAGAGCGTAATCTTGAAAAACTATTGAATTGCCGCGTACTTGATCGTACAGGTTTAATTCTCGATATTTTTGCGCAACGGGCAAACTCATTTGAGGGTAAATTACAAGTCGAGTTAGCGCAGCTGCGCCACCTTTCTACTCGCCTAGTTCGTGGCTGGACTCACCTTGAACGCCAAAAGGGGGGTATTGGGTTACGTGGCCCGGGTGAAACCCAGTTAGAAACTGACCGTCGCTTAATTGGTAAACGTATTAAGCAACTCAAACAACGTTTAGAAAAAGTCGCGCAACAACGCCAAGGGCGACGTCAAACGCGGCGTAAGCGCAATATACAAACTGTGTCTTTAGTTGGTTATACCAACGCCGGTAAGTCGACGCTATTTAACCGTTTAACGGGCGCAAATGCTTATTGTGCCGATCAGTTGTTCGCTACCTTAGACCCTACTTTGCGTAGAGTATCGATCAAAGGGGGCGAGCACATCGTTTTGGCTGACACAGTTGGTTTTATTAGCAACCTTCCCCATGACTTAGTGGCTGCTTTTAAAGCAACACTTGAAGAGACACGCGAGGCTAATTTACTGCTACACGTGGTTGATGCCACGATAGCGCATCAAGATGATGTTATTGTTGAGGTCGATGCTGTGTTGCAAGAAATCGGTGCTGATGAGGTGCCTATTATCCAGATTTTTAATAAAATTGATTGCCTAGATGATGCAGAACCACGAGTAGAGCGCGATATTAATGGTGTTGTCAGGCGCATCTGGTTGTCTGCGGCAGAAGGGCAAGGCATTGATTTGCTAAGACAAGTGCTACGGGAAGTGTGTTTAGAAGGTGAATCAATCGCCTCCGCTGCCACTCAAACAGTGGAGCGAAATGCCGATGATGACGTAGAAGCCGTAGCTCGTATATACTACAACGCTTAGATTTTTCGCTGTTTTGAACAGAATTGGAGTAATGCATGGCCTGGAATGAGCCTGGTGGTAATAAAGATAATGACCCTTGGGGCGGCGGTGGTAATGGTAAGAACCAGGGCCCACCTGATCTCGACGAAATTGTACGTAAACTGCAAGACAAATTGAGTAGTGTGTTTGGTGGTGGCAGTGGCAGTGGTGGTAGTAATGTCTCTGGCATTGGTGGTGCCAGTGGCAATAAAGGTCCAATTGGCCTAATTATTATTGCGGCGATTTTGTGGTTGATATTTGATAGCTTGCATATTATTGATCAGGCAGAGCGTGGTGTTGTGACACGCTTTGGTGCGTACGTTGCAACGCTTTCGCCAGGTTTGAATGTGCGTATGCCACGGCCTATTGAATATGTGGAGCGCGTCAATGTCGAACAAGTACGTACGGCGGAAATTGGCTATCAGGGCGGTAATACCAGAACTACCGTGCTGAAAGAAGCGCTGATGCTGACCAAAGATGAAGCCATCGTTGAAGTTAAATTTGCCGTGCAATATAAGGTTATTGACGCAAAAAATTACTTATTTAACATTATCGATCCTGATGAAACCTTGGTGCAAGCCACTGAAAGTGCGATTCGTGAAATTGTTGGTAAAAATGAAGCTGATTATGTGTTAACCGAAGGGCGTAGTGAGCTGGCGCAAAACGTGCGTAAATTGGTGCAAGAAATCATTGATCGTTACGACACCGGCTTACTTGTGCTAGAAGCCAATATGCAGGATGCACAGCCACCTGAGCAAGTGCAGGCAGCGTTTGATGATGCCATCAAATCTCGTGAAGATCAGGAACGTTTTATTAATGAAGCGCAAGCCTATTCCAATGATATTCTGCCGAAGGCGCGTGGGCAGGCTGCACGTCAGATCGAAGAAGCTAATGGTTATAAAGAAAGGGTGATTGCCCGCGCCGAGGGTGAGTCGGATCGTTTTACTAAGGTGCTTATAGAGTATGAGCGTGCGCCAGAAATCACTCGTGAGCGGTTATACATTGAGTCGATGGAGTCAGTATTAGCCAATACGAGTAAAATTCTGATTGATTCTAAGAGTAGCAATAACTTGTTATATCTTCCCTTGGATCGTTTAATTGATCAGTCAAGTAATACGGCGCGAGGTGCAAGTTCTTCGTCTGGTCAGATCAACAGCCCGTCATCATCCGGCACACTACGTGACAGTTCACGTTTACGAGGAGCACGCTAATGGATCGTCGTATGTTACCTATCGCGCTACTCGTCATTGTTGTGGTGCTATTGTCACAGTCGGTATTTACTGTATCTGAAACAGAAAATGCTGTGCGTTTTCGTTTGGGTGAGATCGTTGATACCGATTATGAGCCTGGTTTGCACTTCAAAATTCCGTTCGTCAACAACGTGCGTAAGTTTGATAAACGTATTATTACCCTGGATGCGTCACCGGAACAATTTTTGACTGCTGAGAAAAAGAATCTGGTCGTTGATTCTTTTGTTAAATGGCGTATTAAAGATGTTGCTGATTTCTATACGTCGACCGGTGGTGACGTTGGTACGGCAAACTTGCGTTTATCTCAGGTCATTAAAGAGACGCTGAAAAGTGAGTTTGGCCGCCGCACCATTAGAGAGCTTGTGTCGGGAGAGCGTAGCGCAGTGATGGATAGCCTCACGGTTAGGACTAACAAGCAGGCAGCGAGATTTGGTATCGAAGTGATTGATGTGCGGTTAAAGCGCATTGATCTTTCTGATAAAATCAGTGATTCTGTATTTCGACGTATGGAATCTGAACGTTCGCGTATTGCTAAAGATTTTCGCTCAAAAGGTGCTGAAGCAGCAGAACGTATTCAAGCCGATGCCGACCGTCAGAGTGAAATCATCAAAGCAGAGGCTTATCGTGATGCTGAGCAGATTCGAGGTGATGGTGATGCTAAGGCCACGGAGCTTTATGCCAACGCTTATAGCGCCGATGAAGAATTCTACTCATTGTATCGTAGCTTGAACGCCTATAAGACAATCTTTAGTAATAAAGGTGACCTTATGGTGATTGATCCAAGCGCAGACTTCTTCAAGTATTTTAGTCAGTCAAAGCC from Gammaproteobacteria bacterium encodes:
- the miaA gene encoding tRNA (adenosine(37)-N6)-dimethylallyltransferase MiaA → MASSPPVIFLMGPTAVGKTAVAVELVKRLPLEIISVDSALVYRGMDIGTAKPDRQTLDQAPHRLIDICQPEEIYSAARFRQDALAHITDIHKRQCIPLLVGGGMLYFKALEEGLSWLPAADAKVRARLEQEAQDIGWSQMHVRLQSVDPVAAKRIHPNDPQRIQRALEVYEITGSPMSVLQDKKIAQPLNYPLHKFVLSIDDRALLHQRIEQRFDMMLAQGFIDEVRRMRERQGLHTALPAVRAVGYRQVWEHLDGNYDAAEMRQRGIVATRRYAKRQMTWLRSQKNVSVFDALSSTLVEDLTQEIARLLQ
- the hfq gene encoding RNA chaperone Hfq, which gives rise to MAKGQSLQDPYLNTLRKERVPVSIYLVNGIKLQGQIESFDQFVVLLKSTVSQMVYKHAISTVVPARNVKLPIQEDSGNSVDE
- the hflX gene encoding GTPase HflX; the protein is MFDRPRSNERAVLVNIRFSSYADDQVIEEFIELVRAAGAVPVARVSGKRRRPDAKHYVGSGKAEEIRQLAIDNDAQLVIFNHSLSPGQERNLEKLLNCRVLDRTGLILDIFAQRANSFEGKLQVELAQLRHLSTRLVRGWTHLERQKGGIGLRGPGETQLETDRRLIGKRIKQLKQRLEKVAQQRQGRRQTRRKRNIQTVSLVGYTNAGKSTLFNRLTGANAYCADQLFATLDPTLRRVSIKGGEHIVLADTVGFISNLPHDLVAAFKATLEETREANLLLHVVDATIAHQDDVIVEVDAVLQEIGADEVPIIQIFNKIDCLDDAEPRVERDINGVVRRIWLSAAEGQGIDLLRQVLREVCLEGESIASAATQTVERNADDDVEAVARIYYNA
- the hflK gene encoding FtsH protease activity modulator HflK, whose protein sequence is MAWNEPGGNKDNDPWGGGGNGKNQGPPDLDEIVRKLQDKLSSVFGGGSGSGGSNVSGIGGASGNKGPIGLIIIAAILWLIFDSLHIIDQAERGVVTRFGAYVATLSPGLNVRMPRPIEYVERVNVEQVRTAEIGYQGGNTRTTVLKEALMLTKDEAIVEVKFAVQYKVIDAKNYLFNIIDPDETLVQATESAIREIVGKNEADYVLTEGRSELAQNVRKLVQEIIDRYDTGLLVLEANMQDAQPPEQVQAAFDDAIKSREDQERFINEAQAYSNDILPKARGQAARQIEEANGYKERVIARAEGESDRFTKVLIEYERAPEITRERLYIESMESVLANTSKILIDSKSSNNLLYLPLDRLIDQSSNTARGASSSSGQINSPSSSGTLRDSSRLRGAR
- the hflC gene encoding protease modulator HflC — translated: MDRRMLPIALLVIVVVLLSQSVFTVSETENAVRFRLGEIVDTDYEPGLHFKIPFVNNVRKFDKRIITLDASPEQFLTAEKKNLVVDSFVKWRIKDVADFYTSTGGDVGTANLRLSQVIKETLKSEFGRRTIRELVSGERSAVMDSLTVRTNKQAARFGIEVIDVRLKRIDLSDKISDSVFRRMESERSRIAKDFRSKGAEAAERIQADADRQSEIIKAEAYRDAEQIRGDGDAKATELYANAYSADEEFYSLYRSLNAYKTIFSNKGDLMVIDPSADFFKYFSQSKPE